In one window of Bizionia sp. M204 DNA:
- a CDS encoding TetR/AcrR family transcriptional regulator, which produces MINKQDILLCSITNFTKFGSKRFTLDDLALELGISKKTIYQYFNGKEALVAESLSYLLDNYVEEIEAIQEREDLDAIEKIITIYKRGFEYLKHFKPAFLFGIKKYYPKADGVFTAFSDRLVNTIIYTLLVKAQQQQIIKPRVDVALVAKLYMLRVDNVAFKDDNLFKTYSLSTVLNHLIIYNLRGITVSGYSNAFFE; this is translated from the coding sequence ATGATAAATAAGCAAGACATACTTTTGTGCTCCATTACCAACTTCACCAAGTTTGGTAGCAAACGGTTTACATTAGATGATCTGGCTTTGGAATTAGGCATTTCAAAAAAAACAATTTACCAGTATTTTAATGGTAAAGAAGCCTTGGTAGCTGAAAGTTTAAGCTACTTATTAGATAACTACGTGGAGGAGATTGAGGCTATTCAAGAGCGTGAAGATTTAGATGCCATTGAAAAAATAATTACCATTTATAAACGTGGGTTTGAATATTTAAAACACTTCAAGCCCGCGTTTTTATTTGGTATTAAAAAATACTATCCCAAAGCCGATGGGGTTTTTACAGCATTTTCAGATCGGTTAGTCAATACCATTATATACACCCTATTAGTAAAGGCCCAACAACAGCAAATAATTAAACCACGGGTAGATGTAGCTTTAGTTGCCAAATTATACATGTTGCGCGTAGATAACGTGGCCTTTAAGGACGATAATTTATTTAAAACCTACAGTTTATCTACCGTTTTAAACCACCTGATTATTTATAATCTGCGTGGCATTACAGTTTCTGGTTATTCTAACGCTTTTTTTGAATAG
- a CDS encoding PepSY domain-containing protein, with protein MTISIWRYSHLALAVSSFVFILLASITGIILAFQPISEQIQPFKSADFETITVAETISTLKQTYPEIIDVQIDANDFVLASVITHEGHSKTGYINPKNAEFLGDKIDVSPFFQWVTNFHRSLFLKSTGRFFVSFCSFLLFLIAVSGSILIVKRQRSFKKFFSKIINENFNQYWHIVLGRLSLIPIIIITITGVYLSLEKFDLLPTSNTTHNIDFDAISATPELPVEDFAVFKNTQLSEVRAIEFPFSDDVEDYYTLALTNQEVVINQFTGEILSRIKYPLVTFYSELSLNLHTGKGSILWSVILALATANILFFIYSGFAMTVKRRKSKLKNKYKKDACEFVILVGSENGSTLPFANVLHEQLLEAGKKSYITELNNYTTFNKAEHLIILTATYGQGDPPTNATKFLELLKTTQQPRTLQYSVVGFGSYAYADFCKFALDVDKAMQTEFKQFLPVFTINDKSVDAFKQWTNSWTEKIHVPVQIAEEKLVAKPKLTNSLTVVHKTDVADNPDQTFILTLKAKQAKRFVSGDLLAVYPANDYRERLYSIGKVDGHIQLSVKFYDNGLGSNFLNGFSLGSTFKAHIINNAAFHFPKKAPHVVMIANGTGIAPFLGMLNANTKLKTVHLYFGLRTNESYKLYKSQIEGYLNTQKLARLELALSRETNNNYVQNLLLRDSEFMAATLKNKGVLMLCGSLAMQNDVLKTLELICEKHQLEGLHIYQQNGQIQSDCY; from the coding sequence ATGACCATTTCAATTTGGAGATACAGTCACCTTGCCTTGGCCGTGTCTTCTTTTGTTTTTATTCTTTTAGCCTCCATAACAGGAATTATTTTGGCGTTTCAGCCTATTTCTGAACAAATTCAACCTTTTAAATCGGCTGATTTTGAAACCATAACGGTAGCCGAAACTATTTCCACATTAAAGCAAACCTATCCGGAAATTATAGATGTTCAAATTGATGCTAATGATTTTGTTTTAGCTTCTGTAATTACCCATGAAGGCCACAGTAAAACTGGTTATATCAATCCGAAAAACGCTGAATTTCTTGGCGATAAAATAGATGTTTCACCATTTTTTCAATGGGTTACTAACTTCCATAGATCCTTATTTTTAAAAAGCACAGGACGCTTTTTTGTTAGTTTTTGTTCGTTCCTTTTATTTTTAATTGCGGTTTCGGGTTCTATTCTAATTGTAAAAAGACAACGTAGTTTTAAAAAGTTCTTTTCAAAAATTATCAATGAGAACTTTAATCAATATTGGCATATTGTTTTAGGACGTTTGTCTTTAATTCCCATAATTATTATCACCATTACAGGTGTGTATTTGTCTTTAGAGAAATTTGATTTACTACCAACTTCCAATACCACACACAATATTGATTTTGATGCTATTTCAGCTACACCAGAATTACCGGTTGAAGATTTCGCTGTGTTTAAAAACACACAGCTCTCTGAAGTTCGCGCCATAGAATTTCCGTTTTCTGATGATGTGGAAGATTATTACACCCTAGCATTAACTAATCAAGAAGTAGTAATTAATCAATTTACAGGCGAAATTTTAAGTAGAATTAAGTATCCGCTTGTTACTTTTTATTCCGAGTTAAGCCTGAATTTACATACGGGAAAAGGCAGTATTTTATGGTCTGTTATTTTAGCACTTGCTACGGCAAACATCCTGTTTTTCATTTATTCAGGATTTGCTATGACAGTAAAACGCCGAAAATCTAAACTAAAAAATAAGTATAAAAAGGATGCATGTGAGTTTGTTATTCTAGTAGGATCAGAAAACGGAAGTACCTTACCGTTTGCTAATGTTTTACATGAGCAACTTTTAGAAGCTGGTAAAAAATCTTACATTACAGAATTGAATAATTATACAACTTTTAATAAGGCGGAACATCTAATTATTCTAACCGCAACCTATGGTCAAGGAGATCCACCAACCAATGCTACTAAATTTTTAGAGCTTTTAAAAACAACCCAACAGCCACGTACCTTACAATATTCCGTCGTTGGTTTTGGTTCTTATGCCTATGCTGATTTTTGCAAATTTGCCTTGGATGTAGATAAAGCTATGCAAACCGAATTCAAGCAATTTTTACCTGTTTTTACTATTAATGATAAATCGGTTGATGCTTTTAAACAATGGACAAATTCGTGGACGGAAAAAATACATGTTCCTGTTCAAATTGCAGAAGAAAAATTAGTTGCTAAACCAAAATTAACCAATTCACTGACGGTTGTTCACAAAACAGACGTAGCGGATAATCCAGATCAAACATTTATACTGACACTGAAAGCCAAACAAGCCAAACGGTTTGTTTCTGGCGATTTGCTTGCCGTTTATCCAGCTAATGATTATCGGGAACGTCTATATTCTATTGGAAAAGTAGATGGACATATTCAACTAAGTGTCAAATTTTACGACAATGGATTAGGTTCTAATTTTCTAAACGGTTTTAGTTTGGGCAGTACCTTTAAAGCACACATTATTAATAATGCGGCTTTTCATTTTCCTAAAAAAGCACCACATGTCGTGATGATTGCTAATGGAACTGGTATTGCTCCATTTTTAGGAATGTTAAATGCAAACACCAAACTAAAAACAGTGCATTTGTATTTCGGATTACGGACCAACGAATCTTACAAATTATACAAATCGCAAATAGAAGGCTATTTAAATACTCAAAAATTAGCCCGTTTGGAATTAGCACTATCACGCGAAACCAATAATAATTATGTTCAAAATTTACTTTTAAGAGATTCTGAATTTATGGCAGCTACGCTAAAAAACAAAGGTGTTTTAATGTTATGTGGCTCATTAGCTATGCAAAACGATGTGCTCAAAACCTTGGAGCTTATTTGTGAAAAACACCAATTAGAAGGGCTGCATATCTATCAACAAAACGGACAAATTCAATCGGATTGCTATTAA
- the pheS gene encoding phenylalanine--tRNA ligase subunit alpha: MIDKIKELIAEAEAFQAKSKEEVEAFRIKFLGKKGVLNDYFKEFKNVANDQKKEFGQVINALKKTAEDKVAALKEDLENNEESAGSFDDLSRPGDPIEIGARHPISLVKNQIIDIFSRIGFNVSEGPEIEDDWHNFTALNLPEYHPARDMQDTFFIQTDPDILLRTHTSSVQVRYMENNKPPIRTISPGRVYRNEAISSRSHCFFHQVEGLYIDKDVSFSDLKQTLQYFTTEMFGKSKIRLRPSYFPFTEPSAEVDVYWGLETETDYRITKGTGWLEIMGCGMVDPNVLENCGIDSKEYSGFAFGMGIDRIAMLLHQIGDIRLLSENDVRFLEQFKSAL, encoded by the coding sequence ATGATAGATAAGATAAAAGAATTAATTGCCGAAGCGGAAGCATTTCAAGCAAAATCTAAAGAGGAAGTCGAAGCATTTCGAATTAAATTTTTAGGAAAAAAAGGCGTGCTTAATGATTATTTTAAGGAGTTTAAAAACGTAGCTAACGATCAGAAAAAGGAGTTTGGTCAGGTTATTAATGCGCTTAAAAAAACAGCAGAAGATAAAGTAGCAGCACTTAAGGAGGATCTGGAAAACAATGAGGAGTCGGCCGGTTCGTTTGATGACTTATCTCGTCCAGGCGATCCAATTGAAATTGGTGCAAGACACCCTATTTCATTAGTAAAAAATCAGATTATTGATATTTTTTCACGCATTGGTTTTAATGTTAGTGAAGGTCCAGAAATTGAAGATGATTGGCATAACTTTACCGCGTTAAATTTGCCAGAATACCATCCAGCACGAGATATGCAGGATACCTTTTTTATTCAAACAGATCCAGACATTTTATTACGTACACATACCAGTTCGGTACAGGTGCGTTATATGGAAAACAATAAACCACCTATTCGGACAATTTCTCCAGGTCGTGTGTATAGAAATGAAGCAATTTCATCACGTTCGCATTGTTTTTTCCACCAAGTTGAAGGTTTATATATTGATAAAGACGTGAGTTTTTCCGATTTAAAACAAACCCTTCAATATTTTACAACTGAAATGTTTGGAAAAAGTAAAATTCGTTTACGTCCATCCTACTTTCCGTTTACAGAACCGAGTGCTGAAGTAGATGTGTATTGGGGATTGGAAACCGAAACCGATTACCGTATTACTAAAGGAACGGGCTGGTTGGAAATTATGGGATGTGGTATGGTGGATCCTAATGTATTGGAAAACTGTGGTATAGACTCTAAAGAGTATTCCGGTTTTGCATTTGGTATGGGAATCGATCGTATTGCTATGCTATTACACCAAATTGGCGATATCCGTTTGTTAAGTGAAAACGATGTGCGTTTTTTAGAGCAATTTAAATCTGCTTTATAA
- a CDS encoding CvpA family protein, whose protein sequence is MTVIDIILVAFLGLGLVRGFLKGFFVEIASLVALIAGIYGAIHFSFYAAELLMDYVDWDEKTINVAAFAITFIVIVLVIALAGKALTKLADFAALGILNKLLGGLFGVVKMALILSVLLNIFDAMNTTITFVDDENTENAILYKPVKSIAPMIFPFVIKSAENQEVEETTEAELIPES, encoded by the coding sequence ATGACCGTAATTGATATCATTTTAGTGGCATTTTTAGGTTTAGGACTTGTGCGTGGGTTTCTAAAAGGTTTCTTTGTTGAAATTGCCTCACTAGTCGCTTTAATTGCTGGAATTTATGGTGCCATTCACTTTAGTTTTTACGCAGCAGAATTACTTATGGATTATGTGGATTGGGATGAAAAAACCATTAATGTAGCTGCATTTGCCATCACCTTTATTGTGATTGTTTTAGTTATTGCTTTGGCAGGCAAAGCCTTGACTAAACTAGCGGATTTTGCTGCTTTAGGAATTTTAAATAAGTTATTAGGTGGGCTTTTTGGTGTGGTGAAAATGGCATTAATTTTAAGTGTGTTACTCAATATTTTTGATGCTATGAATACCACGATTACTTTTGTAGATGACGAAAATACGGAAAACGCTATACTTTACAAGCCCGTAAAATCCATTGCTCCCATGATTTTTCCATTTGTAATAAAATCAGCTGAAAATCAAGAAGTGGAAGAAACAACTGAGGCAGAATTAATACCAGAATCTTAA
- a CDS encoding GbsR/MarR family transcriptional regulator has translation MEKELIVKKNQLVEKLGVNFEHSEQLAPVAARILAFIILTGKVGATFEDLVSNLCASKSTISTHLNHLQDLNKISYFTKMGDRKKYFIINADTLVQHVNDMVSKWELEKELHEEVADYKTQINNLESTTSELKFDLTYHENYINYLNLAMTSMLELKSKVVAMKS, from the coding sequence ATGGAGAAAGAATTAATCGTTAAGAAAAACCAGTTAGTTGAAAAACTAGGCGTTAACTTTGAACATAGTGAGCAGCTAGCACCTGTTGCTGCGCGTATTTTAGCTTTTATAATACTTACAGGAAAGGTAGGCGCCACTTTTGAGGATTTGGTATCCAATCTTTGTGCTAGCAAGAGTACTATTTCAACGCATTTAAATCACCTTCAAGACTTAAATAAAATCTCGTATTTCACAAAAATGGGAGATCGTAAAAAGTATTTTATTATTAATGCAGATACCTTAGTACAACATGTTAACGACATGGTATCAAAATGGGAATTGGAGAAAGAACTACATGAAGAAGTTGCTGATTATAAAACACAAATTAATAATTTGGAAAGCACGACTTCCGAGTTGAAATTCGATTTAACATATCATGAAAATTATATAAACTATCTAAATCTAGCTATGACATCTATGTTGGAATTGAAATCCAAAGTAGTTGCTATGAAATCTTAA
- a CDS encoding efflux transporter outer membrane subunit, whose product MKRSINKRWISRVAVIAVVAVTMQSCLVSKDYERPDLEDETENLFRTDELPTDSMSMADVSWKAVFTDPFLTQYIEEGLQNNIDIRIAIQQIIAGEAYMKQGNAGYLPTLSAGASVAHQKLSDNSQFGAFTNGSIDQYEAVANLSWEADIWGKIRSNKRAFHAGYLKSIAAHQAVKTKLIESIATTYYTLVALDAQLEITKETIETRRKTVTAIESLKEAGQVTQVAVDQNVAQYNNARVLQIEIERQIFRTENALSILLAKQPQTYQRSTLSEQEITTEMKLGVPYILLRNRPDVIAAENDFIQAFEMTNVAKANFYPSLTLSASGGFQSLEFQNWFDTSSLFANLVGGLAQPIFNQRKVRTQFEVSQAQQEQALLNFKQTLLVAGQEVSDALYSYKAEEDKFQFRENEVEALRRAESNSETLLDNGYANYLDLLTARQSVLVAELNTIDNKLEQLLSVVRFYKALGGGWK is encoded by the coding sequence ATGAAAAGAAGTATAAATAAAAGATGGATTTCTAGGGTTGCGGTTATAGCTGTGGTGGCCGTAACTATGCAAAGCTGTTTGGTTTCTAAAGATTACGAACGTCCTGATTTAGAAGATGAAACGGAAAATTTATTTCGTACAGATGAACTGCCAACAGATAGTATGTCCATGGCAGATGTATCTTGGAAAGCGGTGTTTACAGACCCGTTTTTAACGCAATATATTGAAGAAGGTTTACAGAATAATATTGATATTCGTATTGCTATTCAACAAATTATTGCTGGTGAAGCTTACATGAAACAAGGAAACGCGGGTTACTTGCCAACCTTAAGTGCTGGCGCATCGGTGGCACATCAGAAATTGTCTGATAATAGTCAGTTTGGGGCATTTACAAATGGTTCTATTGATCAGTATGAAGCCGTAGCTAACTTATCTTGGGAAGCCGATATTTGGGGAAAAATCCGTAGTAATAAACGGGCCTTTCATGCTGGATATTTAAAAAGTATTGCAGCACATCAAGCTGTAAAAACCAAACTTATTGAAAGTATTGCTACCACCTATTATACATTAGTGGCTTTGGATGCTCAATTGGAAATTACCAAAGAAACCATTGAAACTCGTAGAAAAACGGTTACGGCAATTGAGTCTTTAAAAGAAGCTGGACAAGTAACCCAGGTGGCCGTAGACCAAAACGTGGCCCAATACAACAATGCGCGCGTACTTCAAATTGAGATTGAGCGTCAAATTTTTAGAACGGAAAATGCGTTAAGTATTTTGTTGGCAAAACAACCGCAAACGTACCAACGAAGCACCTTAAGCGAACAGGAAATTACAACCGAAATGAAACTTGGTGTGCCTTACATTTTATTGCGCAACAGGCCAGATGTAATTGCCGCTGAAAATGATTTCATTCAAGCTTTTGAAATGACTAATGTTGCCAAAGCTAACTTTTATCCGTCCTTAACCTTAAGTGCATCGGGTGGATTTCAAAGTTTGGAGTTTCAGAATTGGTTTGATACCAGTTCACTTTTCGCAAATTTAGTAGGTGGGTTAGCACAGCCTATTTTTAATCAGCGTAAAGTTAGAACGCAATTCGAAGTATCTCAAGCGCAACAAGAGCAAGCCTTATTAAACTTTAAGCAAACTCTGTTGGTGGCAGGACAAGAAGTATCCGATGCCTTGTATAGCTATAAGGCAGAAGAAGATAAGTTCCAATTCCGTGAAAATGAAGTGGAAGCCTTGCGTCGTGCAGAATCTAATTCAGAAACCTTATTAGATAATGGGTATGCTAACTATTTAGATTTATTAACGGCTAGACAAAGTGTGTTGGTAGCAGAATTGAATACCATTGATAATAAGTTAGAACAATTGCTATCTGTTGTTAGATTTTACAAAGCACTAGGTGGTGGTTGGAAATAA
- a CDS encoding efflux RND transporter permease subunit translates to MLKTFIERPVLSTVISIIIVILGILGLLQLPVTQYPDIAPPTVQVNASYPGANAETILESVIVPIEEQINGVEGMTYITSTASNSGSASIQVFFEQGYDADIAAVNVQNRVARANALLPAEVIRAGVITQKQQNSALLFAAVYSTNPEYNDTYIQNYVNINIKPEIQRINGVGALNVFGAKDYSMRIWLDPVKMAAYKIEPREVTQAINEQSLEAAAGSFGQNSGESFEYVVKYKGRYKEANEYEDIVIKALGNGQFLRVKDVAKVELDAFSYSSISKTNGNAAVNFGVYQTPGSNAQEIIENIYVKLDELKKDFPEGMDYIINYDTNKFLTASVDKVVNTLLEAFLLVFLVVFIFLQDFKSTLIPAIAVPVSIIGTFFFLNMLGYSINLLTLFALILAIGIVVDDAIVVVEAVHAKLEDGYTNAKEASISAMSEITGAIISITLVMMAVFIPITFIQGPSGVFYEQFGVTLMIAIFISAVNALTLTPALCAIFLKPHKKEDEHKKKKRSLMQRFYDAFNAGFNATTAKYAKSVGFLIRHKWITIIILGLSIFGIIAADKVIPTGFVPAEDRGIIFMNAELPPGSSLDRTFEVNKQLEEAIKGVDGIKGASFISGQNFFSGAGSSNAMGFIILESWDDRDTDATTVNAIIGQLFQKSAMIPDANIIFFTPPSVPGFGSADGFEMRLLDRNARPLTELDDTANDFVQLLNQKPEIAFASNSFSTNFPQLQLDINAERAKEAGISTSAILSALQGYIGGNYVADFSKFGKQFRVFIQALPEDRVDETSLNSMMVKTPTGEMTPISQYVSFKRVYGPQTVNRFNLFNAVTVNGAATPGYSSGDAINAINELAENNLPEGYQIAYSGITREEIASSGQSTVIFMISILFVFFLLAAQYESYLLPLVIIFSLPIGVAGAYLTTYLAGLENNIYFQIALIMLLGLLAKNAILIVEFAVQRRQHGLSIVDAAIDGAKVRLRPILMTSFAFILGITPLMLAKGVGAVGNNSIGTGAVGGLLVGTVVGVFVIPVLFVIFQWLQEKITGAPVVVNEEIKE, encoded by the coding sequence ATGTTAAAGACATTCATTGAAAGACCCGTTTTATCAACGGTAATTTCCATTATAATAGTTATTCTCGGTATTTTAGGACTACTTCAATTACCAGTCACCCAATACCCAGATATAGCACCACCAACGGTTCAAGTAAATGCTTCTTATCCAGGAGCGAATGCTGAAACAATTCTAGAAAGTGTAATTGTTCCTATTGAAGAGCAAATTAATGGTGTAGAAGGCATGACATATATTACCTCTACAGCTAGTAACTCGGGTAGCGCTTCAATTCAAGTGTTTTTTGAGCAAGGTTACGATGCCGATATTGCCGCAGTTAACGTACAAAACAGAGTAGCGCGAGCAAATGCTTTATTACCAGCGGAAGTTATTCGTGCGGGCGTTATTACGCAAAAGCAGCAAAACTCAGCTTTATTATTTGCCGCGGTTTATTCTACCAATCCAGAATATAATGACACCTATATTCAAAACTATGTTAACATTAATATTAAACCAGAGATACAGCGTATTAATGGTGTTGGCGCTTTAAATGTTTTTGGAGCTAAAGATTATTCCATGCGTATTTGGTTAGATCCCGTTAAAATGGCTGCTTATAAAATTGAGCCACGGGAAGTAACACAAGCAATTAACGAGCAAAGTTTAGAAGCTGCTGCTGGTTCATTTGGACAAAATAGTGGAGAATCTTTTGAGTATGTTGTAAAATATAAAGGGCGATATAAGGAAGCTAATGAATACGAGGATATCGTAATTAAGGCTTTAGGAAATGGTCAGTTTTTACGGGTAAAAGATGTAGCAAAGGTGGAGCTAGATGCTTTTTCGTACTCATCAATATCTAAAACAAATGGAAATGCGGCTGTTAACTTTGGGGTTTATCAAACGCCTGGCTCTAACGCCCAAGAAATTATTGAGAATATCTATGTTAAATTGGACGAGCTGAAAAAAGACTTTCCAGAAGGTATGGATTATATCATTAACTATGATACCAATAAGTTCCTAACGGCATCTGTGGATAAAGTAGTAAATACCTTATTGGAAGCCTTTCTATTAGTGTTCCTAGTGGTATTTATATTCTTACAGGATTTTAAATCGACATTAATTCCCGCCATCGCCGTTCCAGTTTCCATTATTGGTACCTTCTTTTTCCTGAATATGTTGGGGTATTCTATAAATCTATTAACGCTATTTGCATTAATTCTAGCCATTGGTATTGTGGTGGATGATGCTATTGTGGTTGTAGAAGCCGTTCATGCCAAATTAGAAGATGGCTATACCAATGCCAAGGAAGCATCTATTTCGGCCATGAGTGAAATTACTGGTGCTATTATTTCTATTACGCTAGTCATGATGGCGGTTTTTATACCTATTACATTTATTCAAGGACCATCTGGTGTATTTTATGAGCAGTTTGGTGTTACATTAATGATTGCCATATTTATTTCGGCCGTAAATGCTTTAACATTAACACCTGCTTTATGTGCTATTTTCTTAAAGCCTCATAAAAAGGAGGATGAACATAAAAAGAAAAAACGCTCGTTGATGCAACGTTTTTACGATGCTTTTAACGCAGGGTTTAATGCAACAACGGCAAAATACGCCAAATCTGTAGGGTTTTTAATCAGACATAAATGGATTACCATCATCATTTTAGGTTTAAGTATTTTTGGAATTATTGCAGCAGATAAAGTAATCCCAACAGGATTTGTTCCTGCTGAAGATAGAGGTATAATATTTATGAATGCGGAATTACCTCCTGGATCATCTTTAGACCGTACGTTTGAGGTAAATAAACAATTAGAGGAAGCTATTAAAGGCGTTGATGGTATTAAAGGTGCATCGTTTATTAGTGGTCAAAACTTTTTCTCTGGTGCAGGTAGTTCAAATGCCATGGGCTTTATTATTTTAGAATCATGGGATGATCGTGATACCGATGCCACAACTGTTAATGCCATTATTGGTCAGTTGTTTCAAAAATCCGCTATGATTCCAGATGCTAATATTATCTTTTTTACACCACCTAGTGTACCTGGTTTTGGTAGTGCAGATGGTTTTGAAATGCGCTTATTAGATAGAAATGCAAGACCATTAACAGAACTTGATGATACAGCTAACGATTTTGTGCAGCTATTAAATCAGAAACCTGAAATTGCCTTTGCATCAAATTCATTTAGTACCAATTTCCCGCAATTACAATTAGATATTAATGCGGAACGTGCTAAAGAAGCCGGGATTTCAACTAGTGCTATTTTATCAGCGCTTCAAGGTTATATTGGTGGTAATTATGTGGCCGATTTCAGTAAGTTTGGAAAACAATTCCGTGTATTTATACAAGCTTTACCGGAAGACCGTGTTGACGAAACTAGTTTAAATAGTATGATGGTTAAAACGCCAACAGGCGAAATGACACCAATTTCACAATATGTATCATTTAAACGGGTCTATGGTCCGCAAACGGTTAATCGTTTTAACTTATTTAACGCGGTTACAGTAAATGGTGCCGCAACACCAGGTTATAGTTCAGGTGATGCCATTAATGCCATTAACGAATTAGCTGAAAATAATTTACCAGAAGGATATCAAATAGCTTATTCAGGTATTACACGTGAAGAGATTGCGTCTTCAGGACAGTCTACAGTCATTTTTATGATTAGTATTTTGTTTGTGTTCTTCTTGTTAGCTGCACAATATGAAAGTTATTTATTACCATTAGTTATTATTTTCTCGTTACCAATTGGTGTAGCTGGAGCGTATTTAACAACCTATTTAGCTGGGTTGGAAAATAATATTTACTTCCAGATTGCCCTAATTATGTTATTGGGTTTACTAGCTAAAAACGCCATTTTAATTGTGGAGTTTGCTGTTCAACGCCGACAACATGGCTTGTCCATTGTAGATGCTGCTATTGATGGTGCTAAAGTCCGATTGCGTCCAATTTTAATGACATCCTTTGCATTTATTTTAGGTATTACACCATTGATGTTAGCCAAAGGTGTAGGTGCAGTAGGGAATAATTCTATTGGTACAGGTGCTGTTGGAGGCTTGTTAGTAGGTACTGTAGTTGGGGTTTTTGTAATACCGGTATTGTTTGTCATATTCCAATGGTTACAAGAAAAAATTACGGGTGCTCCAGTTGTTGTTAATGAAGAAATAAAAGAATAA
- a CDS encoding efflux RND transporter periplasmic adaptor subunit: MKKNTFNILIPSVLVFALFSCGNKKEQQKPRPAMPSPVVEVSKQTVITHQDFPASIEGEVNSEVRPKISGYIKEVLVTEGQAVKQGQVIFKLETQTLSQDAQAAKANVNAAQVEVNKLKPLVEKNIISSVQLETANAKLLQAQSAYNSIGANINYANVQSPVDGVVGSINFRKGALVSAQDPMPLTNVSAIDDVYAYFSLNEKEFITFMEEAEGETGEEKIKLFPEVKLRLANGQIYEHSGKIETIAGDINVQTGTITFRAKFDNKAGLLRNGSSGTILIPRTYENVLVVPSESTFERQGKNFVYKVIGDSLVDKPIAVLRSTNRMYIVSGGLEVGETILAKGLNKVSPGIKITPIKKSLDSIINSFDTVFK, encoded by the coding sequence ATGAAAAAAAACACATTTAATATTTTGATTCCTAGTGTATTAGTTTTTGCGCTTTTTAGCTGTGGAAATAAAAAAGAACAACAAAAGCCACGACCAGCAATGCCATCTCCTGTTGTTGAGGTTTCTAAACAAACGGTTATTACGCACCAAGACTTCCCTGCTAGTATTGAAGGTGAAGTAAATAGTGAGGTGCGACCAAAAATTTCAGGATATATTAAAGAAGTGCTAGTTACAGAAGGGCAAGCCGTAAAGCAAGGTCAAGTAATTTTTAAACTGGAAACACAAACTTTAAGTCAGGACGCTCAAGCTGCAAAAGCGAATGTGAATGCGGCTCAAGTTGAAGTTAATAAACTTAAGCCTTTAGTGGAAAAAAACATTATTAGTAGTGTTCAATTGGAAACCGCTAATGCTAAATTGTTACAAGCGCAAAGTGCTTATAATAGTATTGGTGCAAATATTAATTATGCTAATGTGCAAAGTCCGGTTGATGGTGTTGTAGGTTCTATAAACTTTAGAAAAGGTGCGTTGGTAAGTGCTCAAGATCCCATGCCACTAACAAATGTATCCGCAATTGATGATGTATATGCCTATTTTTCTTTAAACGAAAAAGAGTTTATTACGTTCATGGAAGAGGCAGAAGGTGAAACAGGGGAAGAAAAAATCAAGCTTTTCCCAGAAGTTAAATTGCGTTTAGCTAACGGCCAAATATATGAGCATTCCGGGAAAATTGAAACCATTGCAGGAGACATTAATGTTCAAACTGGAACGATAACATTTCGGGCCAAATTTGATAATAAAGCAGGTTTACTCCGTAACGGTAGTAGTGGAACTATTTTAATTCCTAGAACGTATGAAAATGTTTTAGTGGTGCCATCAGAATCTACTTTTGAAAGACAAGGAAAGAATTTTGTATATAAAGTTATTGGCGATTCACTAGTAGATAAACCCATTGCTGTTTTAAGGTCTACAAACCGCATGTATATAGTTAGTGGCGGGCTAGAAGTAGGTGAAACTATTTTAGCAAAAGGACTCAATAAAGTAAGTCCTGGTATTAAAATTACACCCATTAAGAAATCATTAGATAGTATTATTAACTCCTTTGATACGGTATTTAAATAA